From Medicago truncatula cultivar Jemalong A17 chromosome 7, MtrunA17r5.0-ANR, whole genome shotgun sequence, a single genomic window includes:
- the LOC25499617 gene encoding uncharacterized protein, with amino-acid sequence MMEDEKTTNKHGKKKIHTSLGSITIGGEGGITGLLVFGGALAIAGFMAVTSFGSKQHKKKPIIHPHHQQLLLADDKHSLQNSTSQLEEDATSCLTSNECTKTISSFELLSEQPLILEGKINNEPSNTCFHHQEIAFSDHSHPESASSSNENAVAEESSGEEEKDEPREGLTTTETEDEPQDDITTTETENTDDDDDVTYTDEDTSKATETTSLDDKEGLIEQEFKKYYCESNVCSDLYANDGSRYVGNEDAVQKEAILNETANFTMLQKEQPSILTSWVMPMLMLGLLMLLVLLTRGLQESLNVLDDAIDGI; translated from the exons ATGATGGAGGATGAAaagacaacaaacaaacatgGAAAGAAGAAAATACACACTTCTTTAGGAAGTATAACTATTGGTGGTGAAGGTGGAATTACGGGACTTCTTGTGTTCGGTGGAGCATTGGCTATTGCAGGTTTCATGGCTGTGACTTCTTTTGGAAGCaaacaacataagaaaaaaCCCATCATCCATCCTCACCACCAACAATTATTATTGGCTGACGATAAACACTctcttcaaaattcaacatcCCAACTTGAGGAGGATGCCACATC TTGTTTGACATCCAATGAGTGCACCAAGACAATTAGTTCCTTTGAGTTGCTCTCTGAACAACCATTGATTCTG GAGGGGAAAATCAACAATGAGCCCAGTAATACTTGCTTCCATCATCAAGAAATTGCCTTCTCTGACCACTCCCATCCAGAAAGTGCATCATCATCAAATGAAAACGCAGTTGCTGAAGAATCTTCGGGAGAGGAAGAGAAGGATGAACCTCGAGAAGGCCTAACAACCACAGAAACAGAGGATGAACCTCAAGATGACATAACAACCACAGAAACAGAGAACaccgatgatgatgatgatgtcaCATACACCGACGAAGATACCTCAAAAGCAACTGAGACTACCTCCCTTGATGACAAGGAAGGGCTGATAGAACAAGAATTCAAGAAATATTACTGTGAAAGCAATGTTTGCAGTGACTTATATGCAAACGATGGTTCACGCTATGTTGGAAATGAAGATGCAGTACAAAAAGAAGCAATTTTGAACGAAACAGCGAATTTCACTATGCTGCAAAAGGAACAACCATCAATATTGACATCCTGGGTTATGCCCATGCTGATGTTAGGATTGCTAATGCTCCTAGTTCTGCTGACCCGTGGCTTACAGGAATCTCTTAATGTTCTTGATGATGCGATTGATGgcatttag